One part of the Humulus lupulus chromosome 9, drHumLupu1.1, whole genome shotgun sequence genome encodes these proteins:
- the LOC133800176 gene encoding callose synthase 9-like: MSQVDELCERLVRAALKRERTGKDAYGQPVDGIAGNVPSSLANNGDIDEILRAADEIQNKNPNVSRILCEHAYSLAQNLDPDSEGRGVLQFKAGLMSVIKQKLAKKEGGVIDRNQDIALLQDFYKLYREQNDVEKLREEEFNLREIGAFSGDSGE; the protein is encoded by the exons ATGTCTCAAGTTGACGAGCTATGCGAGCGTCTAGTTCGTGCAGCATTGAAAAGAGAACGGACTGGGAAGGATGCGTATGGGCAGCCTGTTGATGGGATTGCAGGAAATGTTCCATCTTCCCTTGCAAACAATGGGGATATTGATGAAATTCTACGTGCTGCAGATGAGATCCAAAATAAGAATCCAAATGTCTCCAGGATCT TGTGTGAACATGCTTATTCTTTGGCTCAAAATCTGGATCCTGACAGTGAAGGAAGAGGAGTTCTACAATTTAAAGCTGGATTGATGTCTGTCATTAAG CAAAAACTTGCAAAAAAGGAGGGAGGAGTTATAGATAGAAACCAAGACATTGCTCTTTTGCAAGATTTCTACAAACTCTATCGAGAGCAGAATGACGTGGAAAAGTTACGAGAAGAAGAGTTCAATTTAAGGGAGATTGGGGCTTTCAGTGGAGACTCGGGCGAGTAA
- the LOC133800177 gene encoding alpha,alpha-trehalose-phosphate synthase [UDP-forming] 1-like: MPGNKYESNQTLSTGRVVRLVNDRKIRKNSRTSQSNDVTTENYNNNNRGAQYIENDVNLTEDDNSKVATVGQCPEGDTATTNNYERCEKPDKKPARQRLLVVANRLPVPAVRKGEDVWHLEISAGGLVSALLSMKEFEARWIDRAGVNVPDTVGKNALTKSLAEKICIAVFLDEEIVHQYYNGYCNSILWPLFHYLGLPQENQLATTRSFQSQFAAYKKENEMFADVVIKHYEEGDVVWCHDYHLMYLPKCLKDFKKSMKVVWFLHTPFPSSEIHRKLPSRSELLCSVLAANLVGFHTYDYARHFVSACTRILGLEGTPEGVEDQGRLTRVAACPIGIDSDHFIRALELPQVQEHIRELKERFAGRKVMLGVDRLDMIKGIPQKILAFKKFLEENLDWRDKVVLLQIVVPTRTDVPEYKKLTIQVHEIVGRINGRFGTLTAVPIHHLVRLWPS, translated from the exons ATGCCAGGGAACAAGTACGAGAGTAACCAAACCTTGTCGACCGGTCGAGTTGTACGGCTAGTGAATGATAGGAAGATAAGGAAAAATAGCAGGACTTCTCAATCAAACGATGTAACTACTGAgaattataacaataataatagggGGGCTCAGTATATTGAGAATGATGTCAACTTAACAGAAGATGATAATTCGAAAGTTGCCACTGTTGGACAGTGCCCTGAAGGTGATACTGCAACGACTAACAATTATGAGCGATGTGAAAAGCCAGATAAAAAGCCTGCTAGGCAACGGTTATTGGTAGTTGCTAACAGATTACCAGTCCCTGCTGTAAGGAAAGGTGAAGATGTATGGCATTTAGAGATTAGTGCTGGGGGTTTAGTCAGTGCTCTTTTGA GCATGAAGGAGTTTGAGGCAAGGTGGATCGATCGGGCTGGTGTAAATGTGCCCGATACAGTTGGAAAGAATGCACTTACTAAGTCTCTAGCCGAAAAG ATATGTATTGCAGTATTTCTTGATGAAGAGATTGTTCATCAATATTATAATGGCTACTGCAACAGCATATTGTGGCCACTTTTTCACTACCTTGGACTTCCACAAGAAAATCAGCTTGCTACCACCAGGAGTTTCCAGTCTCAGTTTGCTGCATATAAGAAGGAAAATGAAATGTTTGCTGATGTGGTTATCAAGCATTATGAAGAGGGTGATGTTGTTTGGTGCCACGATTACCATCTTATGTATCTTCCAAAATGCTTGAAAGATTTCAAAAAATCAATGAAAGTTGTTTGGTTTCTACATACTCCTTTTCCTTCATCTGAAATTCACAGGAAATTGCCATCTCGATCAGAGCTGTTGTGCTCAGTTCTTGCTGCAAATTTAGTCGG TTTTCATACATATGATTATGCACGTCATTTCGTTAGTGCTTGTACTCGCATTCTTGGATTGGAGGGTACTCCCGAGGGAGTTGAGGATCAAGGGAGGCTTACACGAGTGGCTGCA TGTCCCATCGGTATAGATTCAGATCACTTTATACGTGCACTGGAGCTTCCTCAAGTCCAGGAACACATCAGAGAACTTAAAGAAAGATTTGCTGGGCGGAag GTGATGTTAGGTGTAGATCGCCTTGATATGATCAAAGGGATTCCTCAAAAGATATTGGCCTTCAAAAAATTCCTCGAGGAAAACCTTGATTGGCGTGACAAAGTAGTTTTGTTGCAAATTGTTGTGCCAACTAGAACAGATGTTCCAGA ATATAAAAAACTCACAATCCAGGTCCATGAAATTGTTGGACGAATTAACGGCAGATTTGGAACATTGACAGCTGTTCCAATACATCACTTGGTTCGTTTATGGCCATCTTAA
- the LOC133802165 gene encoding non-specific lipid-transfer protein 1-like: MAGSTVVMKLVCLLVVAMVTAAPLAEAALTCGQVSTGIRPCIDYLKKGGAIPDACCNGIRSLNSAAKTTVDRKSVCNCLKSAAGSIKGINLSLAAALPGKCGVSVPYKISPSTDCNNVQ; encoded by the exons atggCTGGATCCACTGTTGTGATGAAGCTAGTTTGTTTGTTGGTTGTGGCCATGGTGACGGCTGCACCACTAGCTGAGGCAGCCTTAACATGTGGACAAGTGTCCACTGGGATCAGGCCATGCATAGACTACCTCAAGAAAGGTGGGGCTATACCGGATGCATGCTGTAATGGAATTAGGTCACTGAATAGCGCAGCCAAGACCACCGTTGACCGCAAGTCTGTCTGCAATTGTTTAAAGTCGGCCGCCGGTAGTATCAAAGGAATTAACCTCAGTCTCGCCGCTGCACTTCCCGGCAAGTGTGGCGTCAGCGTGCCTTACAAAATCAGCCCCTCTACCGATTGCAATAA TGTGCAGTGA